The DNA segment GACTGGCTAGATTGGGATTGTCTTTGGTAAATTCAGCGACACGTCTTTTTAGTTCGCGCTGTTCATCCTGCGAGACTAGCGGTATACCGCGAGCCATTTTCATCGCTTCTTCACAGCCGCGTCTGCTAAACAAAAAGTAAATAGCAGGGAGCATATTGCGTCCCGACAAATTGGCTAAAACATCGCCAGGATGCGTATAGAGACCGCCTGGAGGACGGCGACGTTTTTCTTGTTTGTCGACAAAACGTTTTTTGCCAAATCTAGTCTTGAGAAAAGAATTGACTGCTCCGCCAGGTGCTAGAAGTGGGTATATCCTTCTCTCACCAAAATAATGGAAGCGCAGCGGCACCGGTCTAAAATCAGACAGGACCAGCTCGGTCGGTCCATGGGTCTCATCAATCCAGGTAGTTAGCTCACGGGCATTAGCTACTGTTGCCGACAAAGCGACAAGCTGAATATTTTTAGGCGCATAGATGATGGACTCTTCCCAGACTGTGCCTCTATCGGCGTCATTCATATAATGACATTCGTCGAGGACAACACTGGATACATTTTGCAAGTTGCGTTTGACGTCACCAAGGATGGTGCCATAAAGCATATTGCGGAAGACCTCGGTGGTCATCACAACTATCTGCGCATCACGGTTAAGTGACTGGTCACCAGTGAGGAGACCGACTTTATCCTCTCCGTACTTTTTGCGCAGGTCAAAGAGCTTTTGATTGGACAGGGCTTTAAGTGGCGTAGTGTAAAAACAGCGGCTATTAGACATTAGCGCCATCTCAACTGCGTACTCAGCAATGACTGTTTTGCCAGCACCCGTCGGGGCGCAAACTACAACACTTTTACCGCTCTCTAAGTGATTAATCGCCTCTAGCTGGAAGTCATCCAGCGGAAAGGGAAAAAGTGAGGCTACATCAACTTGCACAGAACATCCAAATGTTTCCTGATCCTTATGGGATAGCTAGGTAAGCGGGGCATTGGCCTGCCGGGGTCTTGGTAAACTTGCCAAATTTGGCAATGACTGCCAAGAGACAATTTTACCAGTATTCATAATATAAAAGGGTATGAACATCCATTCTAAAAACCGGGGGATGCTGGCCAACTAGGTCAAAAGCCGGGTTTTCAACAGATAAAGGCGCCAGACAGGCGTGGTTACATCGCCTAACCGCCAAATACATACTGTATAATCATCAATGCATGGCTTTGAGCCAAGGCGACCGGGACGTAGCGCAGGGGTAGCGCGCACCTTTGGGGTGGGTGAGGCCGGAGGTTCGATTCCTCTCGTCCCGATATATTAAACAAAAGCTTTAGACTTTGAGGCCCTGCTTATCTTGCTTTAGATGAGCCCTTTTTTTCGCACTTGATATTGTGCTTTTGTCGCAGGCTGTAATAGGGTGGGCCCATTGTAGCCAGCCAGGGAGTTGAGACAAATAATCGCCTCTAACCCGAGGCAGTCACCCTAAGTTCAATCCGACTCTTTTTCAGATTGCCAGCAATTGAGTAAGCGGCAAGCAATACCAAAAGCAAGACTGAGAGCGGATTGACCAGACTGATGCGGTAGCGCCTTGCCATAAGCCCCAGACAAAGTAGCATCGGAGCCAGTGCAATCAGATAATAACGGTCAGTACAACGCACCAGAGTCTCTATTGTGAGGAAGGCAAAAGCCGCAAGCAGACAGGAACTTATAGCAGCAAGCCGCCAGTTGAGAGGCTTTTTAAAGACTCCTCTAAACATCGACACTATCGTCAAGGTCAGAGGCACAGTCATAACAAAACTAAAAATGCTAAGCAGCATGCGCCTGCGCTCCGGCACCGGCTTACGGATAATACCGAGCAAACCTTGAGCACCAATGGTGGTGACACGCCAGATATTCTCGGCAAAGGGCATAGTCTGATGATAATAGAGCACGGTCAATAGCGCACTACTCAACAGGATCAAAACCACAACCACAGCGATCTTTATAGTAGTGGCGGACCACTTACCCGCCTGCTTTACCAACCACAAAAAAGCGACGAGTGCAGGTAGCGTGTACAAAGCCAGATAGCAGAGTAACTGCCCCATTGCGCTCACTGTCGGCAAAATCATCTGATGAGGAGCAGTAAGCAGTTTATTTACTACAGCTGCATGGGACTGCCGCACCATCTGATAGTCATGATTGACAAAGCCCAGCGCGCTCGGTCTGTGAGTCAACCAGTAATCGCAACACCAGGCAGAGACTAGTGGCAAAGCAAATAGAGCAGCCAGGATAAGGTGCCGATTTTTTGTGCTAGCCAGATTGGAGCTAAGACAAAACGGTGCCAGCGCCAAAAATATCAAAGCCAATTGTCTTACCGATATCGCCAAAAGCAAAAAGAAAAAAGCCAGAAGTGCCATTTT comes from the Candidatus Obscuribacter sp. genome and includes:
- a CDS encoding glycosyltransferase family 39 protein; translated protein: MNLVSVRHRTVKVAAPVLLLVSLFVAMLLLIGLSGNFPLNDDWSYGEGVRHLLRGHGLVMPTVCAPGIAHVALGLIASKIFGYSYTSLRLCSFVITFIGALALFDAAASLRIPRRDAAFIALVYAANPVLINVAFSFMSDSTGLALNMIFLACLLRAQAQKSVKMALLAFFFLLLAISVRQLALIFLALAPFCLSSNLASTKNRHLILAALFALPLVSAWCCDYWLTHRPSALGFVNHDYQMVRQSHAAVVNKLLTAPHQMILPTVSAMGQLLCYLALYTLPALVAFLWLVKQAGKWSATTIKIAVVVVLILLSSALLTVLYYHQTMPFAENIWRVTTIGAQGLLGIIRKPVPERRRMLLSIFSFVMTVPLTLTIVSMFRGVFKKPLNWRLAAISSCLLAAFAFLTIETLVRCTDRYYLIALAPMLLCLGLMARRYRISLVNPLSVLLLVLLAAYSIAGNLKKSRIELRVTASG